Proteins from a single region of Flavobacterium sp. K5-23:
- a CDS encoding SDR family oxidoreductase, which yields MQVKKKDTILITGGAGFIGSNLTEYFLSKEYKVICLDNFATGHRHNLKDFINNPNFRLIEGDIRNVEDCQNAVKGVDYVLHQAALGSVPRSINDPVTTNDVNVSGFLNMLVASRDAKVKRFVYAASSSTYGDSIGLPKVEDVIGKPLSPYAITKYVNELYAEIFSRTYGIETIGLRYFNVFGRKQDPNGAYAAVIPKFVMQLMNQESPVINGDGNFSRDFTYIDNVIQMNELAMTTANPKAINTVYNTAYGDRNTLNDLVGYLKEFLAEFNPEIANVEIKYGPNRAGDIPHSLASIDKAKELLGYDPKYSLQEGLREAVKWYWENLR from the coding sequence ATGCAAGTAAAGAAAAAGGATACTATTTTAATAACAGGAGGTGCTGGTTTTATCGGCTCTAATCTAACGGAGTATTTTTTGTCAAAAGAATATAAAGTGATTTGTTTGGATAATTTTGCGACGGGTCATCGACATAATTTAAAAGATTTTATAAATAATCCGAACTTCCGTTTAATAGAAGGGGATATAAGAAACGTTGAAGACTGTCAAAATGCCGTTAAAGGCGTTGATTATGTGCTGCATCAAGCTGCTTTGGGTTCGGTTCCGCGATCGATAAATGATCCGGTTACCACAAACGATGTTAACGTTTCAGGGTTTTTAAATATGCTTGTAGCTTCTCGTGACGCTAAGGTCAAGCGATTTGTTTATGCCGCAAGTTCGTCTACTTATGGAGATTCTATTGGATTACCAAAAGTGGAAGATGTGATTGGGAAACCATTATCACCTTATGCGATAACCAAATATGTAAATGAGTTGTATGCTGAAATTTTTAGCAGAACCTATGGTATAGAAACAATAGGCCTTCGCTATTTTAATGTTTTTGGAAGAAAACAAGATCCTAATGGTGCTTATGCAGCAGTAATTCCAAAATTTGTTATGCAATTAATGAATCAGGAAAGCCCGGTGATAAACGGAGACGGAAACTTTTCTCGTGATTTCACTTATATTGATAATGTAATTCAGATGAACGAATTGGCGATGACAACGGCGAATCCAAAAGCAATCAATACGGTTTATAATACAGCCTATGGAGATAGAAATACTTTAAATGACTTAGTTGGGTATTTAAAAGAATTTTTGGCTGAATTTAATCCTGAAATTGCAAATGTTGAAATAAAATATGGTCCTAACAGAGCTGGAGATATTCCACACTCGTTGGCCAGTATTGATAAGGCAAAAGAATTGTTAGGTTATGATCCAAAATATTCGCTGCAAGAAGGGCTGAGGGAAGCGGTAAAATGGTATTGGGAGAATTTACGTTAA